A genomic window from Lactobacillus sp. ESL0677 includes:
- a CDS encoding serine hydrolase domain-containing protein — protein MKTQEIDNYAEKIRQSFRLPSLGLGIYYQGETYSHVYGDAEQDTLYPLASISKTFLATAICKLADEGKIDLDEPLKKYWSGFNMVDPYVTEHLTWRDALSHQSGLPAHDWMRFTNWNKQDLTLAQKVEAVGHLEPNHELRVKMQYSNLIFAVATYVMEQVINKDYGSYIRENLLKPLKLNSTFINHHECERSRIAKPYLLDHGNLREVPFIAPGKVGGASSMLASISDLLEWGKFQLKTAQTGTGITMQRYEPQSIMTVDRAYGGAHFSNYGLGMMMEDYHGYKYLFHSGSYVGYCSFLGFIPELDLAFASTMNLDSTDAIFALAYQTIDTFAGLEQHDWIKTSSDFMAQRLATKQRKFSEAEGENPQPVKAKPELLGDYRNPGYGIVTISEQDGNLLAAIGPWSFPIIANSNGDKFVEIKIYDTLLPLDFTANGLEIMTEPALGKPTIFRK, from the coding sequence ATGAAAACCCAAGAAATCGATAATTATGCCGAAAAAATCCGGCAAAGCTTCCGGTTGCCAAGCTTAGGTTTGGGAATTTATTATCAGGGAGAAACTTATAGCCATGTCTATGGTGATGCTGAGCAGGACACATTGTATCCGCTGGCTTCAATTTCGAAGACTTTTTTAGCAACGGCTATTTGTAAGTTAGCTGATGAGGGCAAAATTGATTTAGATGAGCCACTTAAAAAGTATTGGTCGGGATTTAACATGGTTGATCCGTATGTAACTGAACATTTGACATGGCGGGATGCATTGAGCCACCAGAGTGGGTTGCCGGCTCACGATTGGATGCGGTTTACTAATTGGAACAAGCAGGACTTGACGCTAGCGCAAAAGGTCGAAGCAGTTGGGCATTTGGAGCCCAATCACGAATTGCGCGTTAAGATGCAGTACAGCAATTTGATTTTTGCGGTGGCAACTTATGTCATGGAGCAGGTAATTAACAAGGATTACGGTTCTTATATTCGTGAGAACTTGTTAAAACCGCTGAAGTTAAATAGTACTTTTATCAATCACCATGAATGCGAGCGCAGCCGTATTGCCAAACCATACCTGCTAGATCATGGCAACTTGCGTGAAGTTCCGTTTATTGCGCCGGGAAAGGTTGGCGGTGCCAGCAGTATGCTTGCCAGCATTTCTGACCTGCTTGAGTGGGGCAAATTCCAATTAAAGACTGCCCAAACTGGTACTGGCATTACCATGCAGCGCTACGAGCCACAATCAATTATGACGGTTGACCGAGCATACGGCGGTGCTCACTTCTCTAATTATGGTTTGGGCATGATGATGGAAGATTATCATGGTTATAAATACCTGTTCCATAGCGGTTCGTATGTTGGTTATTGTTCGTTCTTGGGCTTTATTCCGGAACTTGACTTGGCATTTGCTTCGACAATGAACTTGGACTCAACCGATGCGATTTTTGCTCTTGCGTACCAAACAATTGATACCTTTGCAGGCCTTGAGCAGCATGATTGGATTAAGACTTCGTCGGACTTCATGGCTCAGAGATTGGCAACTAAGCAGCGTAAGTTTAGTGAAGCCGAAGGCGAGAATCCGCAACCAGTTAAGGCTAAGCCAGAATTACTAGGCGACTATCGCAATCCTGGTTATGGAATTGTTACGATCAGTGAGCAAGATGGCAATTTGTTGGCCGCTATTGGACCGTGGTCATTCCCAATTATTGCTAATAGTAATGGTGATAAATTTGTTGAAATTAAAATTTATGATACTTTGCTGCCACTTGATTTCACGGCAAATGGTTTGGAAATTATGACTGAACCGGCGCTGGGTAAGCCAACGATTTTTAGAAAATAA
- a CDS encoding PTS sugar transporter subunit IIC, whose product MKTVKQIVLDTLNGLSTGIVVALIPGALVNQLVKALVPTWPGLNFILALTAFAAGLLPAISAVCVGMTGKLTPIQTSSLALAATAGGGNFVMTNGKIAVNGSGDVINTAITIMIGYGLILLLGKKLKAYTILLVPLLVLVIAGGLGCLTKIPVGQLSTLIGIGVEHLTNLQPILMGIIMGIVFALLIVSPISSVGIATAINLVGIASGSANLGITAASFSLAIFGWQANSLGTSIAHFLGSPKMQMANLMTNPKLLVPVLINAGIAGGLGAICKISGTPMSAGFGFSGLIGPLAAMAGRPANAANITLIVILFVVVPIALGLLMNYIFSHQLHYFTSKDFELDFS is encoded by the coding sequence ATGAAAACTGTTAAACAAATCGTTTTAGATACCTTAAATGGCTTATCAACTGGAATTGTTGTCGCTCTAATTCCTGGAGCCTTGGTCAACCAACTAGTTAAGGCTCTTGTCCCCACTTGGCCTGGGCTAAATTTTATCCTCGCGTTAACAGCATTTGCGGCTGGACTCCTGCCGGCAATCAGTGCTGTTTGCGTCGGTATGACAGGGAAATTGACGCCAATTCAAACATCCTCCTTGGCCTTAGCTGCAACAGCTGGTGGTGGTAATTTTGTAATGACTAATGGCAAAATCGCCGTTAACGGTAGTGGCGACGTCATTAACACGGCGATTACAATCATGATTGGCTACGGCTTGATTTTACTGTTAGGTAAAAAACTCAAGGCATACACAATTTTGTTAGTACCCCTGCTAGTTTTAGTCATCGCTGGTGGTCTTGGTTGCCTAACCAAGATTCCAGTTGGCCAATTATCGACACTAATTGGTATCGGCGTCGAGCACCTGACCAACTTGCAGCCAATTCTAATGGGCATTATCATGGGAATCGTGTTTGCTTTACTGATTGTTTCCCCAATTTCTTCTGTCGGCATCGCTACAGCCATCAACTTGGTTGGTATTGCTTCTGGCTCCGCCAATCTTGGCATTACAGCTGCTAGCTTCAGTTTAGCAATTTTCGGTTGGCAAGCTAATTCGCTTGGTACCTCAATCGCCCACTTCCTAGGCTCACCTAAAATGCAAATGGCCAACTTAATGACCAACCCAAAGTTGCTGGTACCCGTGTTAATCAACGCCGGAATTGCTGGCGGGCTCGGAGCAATCTGCAAAATTAGTGGTACCCCAATGAGTGCTGGCTTTGGCTTTTCGGGATTAATTGGACCTCTAGCAGCAATGGCTGGTCGTCCTGCAAATGCAGCTAACATTACTTTAATTGTCATTCTTTTTGTAGTCGTACCCATTGCCTTAGGACTGTTGATGAATTACATTTTCAGCCATCAACTGCATTACTTCACAAGTAAAGACTTCGAACTTGATTTCAGTTAA
- a CDS encoding malonate decarboxylase holo-ACP synthase produces the protein MALIPPHTLIELTGIASLEPQPLPSWAQKVLKQAPYVIVRRGKQGTQIPVGIRGFIKSQRFAAFLPRNQWRKLIGPQQALTYLPKLAQERAQLPAFIKLRKIMPLFDNYDWGVSGSLQFELVTGLPVVSLTSDIDVILTNMPPLSHQEARALIEQLQAIFPAVHVDIQVVSGQNGFSLEEFAQQRATTILLKTATGPKLVSDPWQF, from the coding sequence ATGGCATTAATTCCGCCACATACCTTAATTGAATTGACAGGTATTGCCTCACTAGAACCGCAGCCCTTGCCATCTTGGGCACAAAAAGTGCTCAAGCAAGCACCTTATGTCATTGTCAGGCGTGGCAAACAGGGCACGCAAATTCCGGTTGGTATTCGAGGTTTTATTAAAAGTCAACGCTTTGCAGCTTTTTTACCACGTAACCAGTGGCGAAAATTAATTGGTCCGCAGCAGGCGCTAACCTATTTACCCAAGTTAGCGCAAGAGCGTGCCCAATTACCGGCTTTTATAAAATTGCGCAAAATTATGCCGCTGTTTGATAACTATGATTGGGGAGTCAGTGGCAGCTTGCAGTTTGAGCTGGTTACGGGGCTGCCAGTAGTTAGTTTGACTTCTGATATTGATGTTATTTTGACGAATATGCCTCCGCTGTCACATCAAGAAGCGCGTGCTTTAATTGAACAATTGCAAGCAATTTTTCCGGCAGTTCATGTTGATATTCAGGTTGTCAGCGGTCAAAATGGCTTTTCACTAGAAGAATTTGCGCAGCAGCGAGCAACGACAATCTTATTGAAGACAGCAACGGGTCCCAAATTGGTGAGTGACCCTTGGCAATTTTAG
- the mdcD gene encoding biotin-independent malonate decarboxylase subunit beta, with protein MNNSFVELHACQRAEALLDQGSKCELIGPFDDLISPHLEPQNIVPESDDGVVIMRGTMKGKQVVVISIEGSFQGGGIGEVSGAKIVAALEQALADNQAGKTIYPILILDTGGVRLQEANYGLLSISEIHNMVIALKKYVPVIGLVPGRVGSFGGMSITNALLSYVIGTDKARIGLNGPEVIEQEAGVREWDSSDKNLIWDTLGTKQRQKTGIIDEVTADDVASIKQAIYEAICKKKDSHRDQRSDFYLSLLDCLDLKKPLDIPTYNRLYQAVEVKPHHLAAAITGSKPGTKSRGRNWFELLTGIKNATSRVATVLHAQKDNREYIAIVPDAHNRFPRVRHGEVGLEEGFTIASVVNDLIDKDKEESQKTPIVMIVDVPSQAYGYKEELIGIHMALAASASAYARARQSGHKVVALIVGDAVSGGFLAHGLQSNRLVALDDMTITVQAMSKASSARITQRTIAELEEATKHVPAMAYDIENYQKLGALYRLIPQVKGYDSDEQAVLTVKAALDDAFASLEGAPADLSFRYTNKIAVNGAAGGRKATNRVRKLMTEEWH; from the coding sequence ATGAACAATAGTTTTGTGGAATTGCATGCTTGTCAAAGAGCAGAGGCATTGCTTGATCAAGGTTCAAAGTGCGAATTAATCGGGCCGTTTGATGACCTGATTTCACCACACTTAGAGCCGCAAAATATCGTGCCAGAGTCAGATGACGGCGTTGTGATTATGAGAGGGACGATGAAGGGCAAGCAGGTAGTTGTCATTTCAATCGAAGGTTCATTTCAAGGCGGCGGTATTGGTGAGGTCTCTGGTGCCAAAATTGTGGCGGCACTGGAACAAGCATTAGCTGATAATCAGGCAGGGAAAACTATTTATCCAATTTTGATTTTGGATACAGGTGGTGTGCGGCTGCAGGAAGCGAATTATGGTTTGCTTTCGATTTCTGAAATTCATAATATGGTTATTGCCTTGAAGAAGTACGTTCCAGTAATTGGGTTGGTGCCGGGACGCGTTGGCTCATTTGGCGGTATGTCAATTACTAATGCGCTGTTGTCATACGTCATTGGCACGGATAAGGCACGAATTGGCTTGAATGGTCCCGAAGTAATTGAGCAAGAAGCCGGTGTGCGTGAGTGGGATTCTTCCGATAAAAATCTGATTTGGGATACTTTGGGAACCAAGCAGCGACAAAAGACTGGCATTATTGATGAAGTTACTGCAGATGATGTTGCCTCAATCAAACAGGCAATCTATGAGGCGATCTGCAAGAAGAAGGATAGTCATCGCGATCAGCGTAGTGACTTTTACTTATCACTGCTGGATTGTCTTGACTTAAAAAAGCCGCTGGATATTCCAACTTATAATCGATTGTATCAAGCAGTTGAAGTTAAACCACATCATTTGGCCGCTGCAATAACTGGTAGTAAGCCCGGGACCAAGTCTCGTGGCCGCAATTGGTTTGAGTTGTTGACCGGTATTAAAAATGCCACCAGTCGAGTAGCCACGGTGTTACATGCGCAAAAGGATAATCGCGAGTACATTGCAATTGTGCCAGATGCCCATAACCGTTTTCCGCGAGTTCGACACGGTGAAGTTGGTCTTGAAGAAGGCTTTACGATAGCTAGCGTGGTCAATGATTTAATTGACAAGGATAAGGAGGAATCACAGAAAACGCCGATTGTAATGATTGTTGATGTGCCCAGTCAAGCCTATGGTTATAAGGAAGAATTGATTGGCATTCACATGGCTCTGGCAGCTAGTGCAAGTGCATACGCGCGGGCAAGGCAGAGTGGGCATAAGGTAGTGGCATTAATTGTTGGGGATGCAGTTTCCGGTGGCTTTTTGGCACACGGGCTGCAATCTAACCGGTTAGTGGCATTAGATGATATGACCATCACGGTTCAGGCAATGAGTAAGGCCTCAAGCGCGCGGATTACGCAGCGGACGATTGCGGAACTTGAAGAAGCTACTAAGCATGTTCCGGCGATGGCCTATGATATTGAAAATTACCAAAAATTAGGTGCCTTGTACCGCCTAATTCCGCAAGTTAAGGGTTACGACAGTGATGAGCAAGCAGTATTAACGGTCAAGGCAGCCTTAGATGATGCCTTTGCCAGCTTAGAAGGTGCGCCAGCTGACCTGTCTTTCCGCTACACTAACAAAATTGCTGTTAATGGTGCAGCTGGCGGGCGCAAGGCTACTAATCGGGTGCGGAAGTTGATGACTGAAGAATGGCATTAA
- a CDS encoding malonate decarboxylase subunit delta: protein MEKLHFSFAAREPIARSVHVGVVASGDLEIIMRPTMAKRSELDIITGSDGFQKVWQNVLERFFARYPLLAKFEINDYGATPGVVNLRLTQAMEALKDEQ, encoded by the coding sequence ATGGAGAAGTTACATTTTAGTTTTGCAGCACGTGAGCCAATTGCACGATCTGTTCATGTTGGCGTTGTCGCTTCCGGTGATTTGGAAATAATTATGCGTCCAACTATGGCAAAGCGATCGGAGCTTGACATTATTACTGGTAGTGATGGCTTTCAAAAAGTTTGGCAGAATGTTTTAGAACGCTTTTTTGCTCGTTATCCGCTGTTGGCCAAGTTTGAAATTAATGATTATGGCGCTACACCGGGTGTTGTGAATTTACGTCTTACTCAGGCAATGGAGGCATTGAAAGATGAACAATAG
- the mdcA gene encoding malonate decarboxylase subunit alpha has product MSKRRNWATHREAKQQKLTNASQLLDGKFAKTEDATAVLEALINPGDKVVLEGDNQKQANFLSKTLANVDPEKVNHLHMIMSSISRPEHLDLFEDGIASKIDFSYAGPQSTRVSQMIADGTLQVGDIHTYLELYARLYIDLIPNVVLVAADKVDRAGNLYTGYNTEETPVIVEAAAFHDGIVIVQANEIVDQVPRVDIPGDWVDVIIPADEPYQLEPLFTRDPQNITELQILMAMMAIRGIYEKHNVQSVNHGVGFNTAAIELLLPTYGEQLGLKGKIVPNWEVNPTPTLIPAIESGWIESIHSFGGEVGMEKYIAARPDVFFVGPDGTMRSNRAYGQMAGQYALDMFVGSTLQIDQYGNSSTVTHGRLSGFGGAPNMGSNPTGRRHSTPAWQSLRPDDNPLGKGQKLVVQMVETFGANKKPVFVDQLDAVEVQKEAKLKNVPIMIYSEDTTHIVTEEGIAYLYKTDSMAERQAAIEAIAGVTPVGLRSNPVTVKDLRQRGIVAFPEDLDVKRNQATRSLLAAQNMEDLVKWSKGLYTPPAKFRSWS; this is encoded by the coding sequence ATGAGTAAAAGACGAAATTGGGCCACACATCGTGAGGCCAAACAGCAAAAATTGACTAATGCCAGTCAGCTATTAGATGGTAAGTTTGCTAAAACCGAAGATGCCACAGCAGTTCTGGAAGCCCTGATTAATCCCGGCGATAAGGTCGTATTAGAAGGCGATAACCAAAAGCAGGCCAACTTTTTATCTAAAACATTGGCCAACGTTGATCCAGAAAAGGTTAACCATTTGCACATGATTATGAGCAGTATTTCTCGGCCTGAACATTTGGATCTTTTTGAGGATGGAATTGCCAGCAAAATTGATTTTTCGTATGCTGGCCCGCAAAGTACGCGGGTGTCGCAGATGATTGCCGACGGCACTTTGCAAGTTGGCGATATTCATACGTATTTAGAATTATATGCCAGATTATATATTGACTTAATCCCCAATGTTGTTTTGGTTGCTGCCGATAAGGTTGACCGCGCGGGTAATTTGTATACGGGCTATAATACCGAAGAAACACCGGTAATTGTTGAAGCAGCCGCTTTTCATGACGGGATTGTGATTGTGCAGGCAAATGAAATCGTTGATCAAGTTCCGCGAGTTGATATTCCGGGAGATTGGGTCGACGTGATTATTCCCGCAGATGAACCGTATCAACTGGAGCCACTGTTTACTCGTGATCCGCAAAACATTACGGAGCTGCAAATTTTGATGGCAATGATGGCTATTCGGGGCATTTATGAAAAGCACAACGTGCAGTCAGTTAACCACGGGGTTGGCTTTAACACTGCGGCGATTGAATTATTACTGCCGACCTATGGTGAGCAGCTGGGGTTAAAAGGTAAAATTGTTCCTAACTGGGAGGTCAACCCAACACCAACATTAATTCCGGCAATTGAATCGGGCTGGATTGAATCAATTCACTCTTTTGGCGGTGAAGTTGGAATGGAAAAATACATTGCTGCCAGGCCGGATGTCTTCTTTGTTGGCCCTGATGGGACAATGCGTTCAAACCGTGCTTATGGTCAAATGGCTGGGCAATACGCGCTCGATATGTTTGTCGGGTCAACGTTGCAGATTGACCAGTACGGTAATTCTTCAACGGTAACTCACGGGCGGCTGTCCGGCTTTGGCGGTGCGCCTAACATGGGGTCGAACCCGACAGGACGGCGGCATTCCACACCTGCTTGGCAAAGTTTGCGGCCTGATGATAACCCATTAGGCAAGGGACAAAAGTTGGTAGTGCAAATGGTAGAAACTTTTGGCGCCAATAAAAAGCCAGTTTTTGTCGATCAGCTTGATGCAGTTGAGGTGCAAAAAGAAGCTAAACTGAAGAACGTGCCCATCATGATTTATTCCGAGGACACAACACATATCGTCACTGAAGAAGGTATTGCCTATTTGTACAAGACTGACAGTATGGCGGAACGACAGGCAGCTATTGAGGCGATCGCCGGCGTGACACCAGTTGGCTTGCGTTCTAATCCGGTAACAGTTAAGGATTTGCGTCAGCGTGGCATAGTTGCTTTTCCTGAGGATTTAGATGTGAAAAGGAATCAGGCAACACGCTCGCTGTTAGCAGCGCAAAATATGGAAGACCTTGTTAAGTGGTCCAAGGGTCTGTACACACCACCAGCTAAGTTTCGCAGTTGGAGCTAA
- a CDS encoding acyltransferase domain-containing protein, whose product MRALWLFPGQGSQFAGMLAHVTPELKEHVEQLLGLKLVDTAEGYHDTVQLQVSIALIQVDQINQLFAAGNKPDLVAGHSLGAFAAAYAAGSIKQDDLFRVVNHRASLMQNAYPNGYGMGVVVGLTRRQLAPLVAQINSPVSPVFLSNQNAANQTCISGKLTAIDQVLQLAKQNGAVIAKRLRVPVPSHSPLMQQVAEQLEQEFAQIRIAKPHCRYLTNYSGRSVRQAKFVATDLINNLIYPVYFEDMINVARDYQPEVIVNFAPGTPFKTILHQTFGDLRQINLNQASVADAIYLLNKWKKR is encoded by the coding sequence TTGCGGGCATTATGGTTGTTTCCAGGACAAGGTAGTCAATTTGCTGGGATGCTGGCTCACGTCACTCCTGAATTAAAAGAGCACGTTGAACAATTGTTGGGTCTAAAATTAGTGGACACAGCAGAGGGCTATCATGACACAGTTCAATTGCAAGTTAGCATTGCTTTAATTCAGGTTGACCAAATTAATCAGTTGTTTGCTGCTGGAAATAAGCCTGATTTAGTAGCGGGTCACAGTTTAGGTGCTTTTGCAGCAGCCTATGCAGCTGGCAGCATTAAGCAAGATGATTTGTTTCGAGTTGTTAACCACCGCGCAAGCTTGATGCAGAACGCGTATCCCAATGGCTACGGTATGGGAGTTGTCGTGGGTTTAACTAGAAGACAGTTGGCGCCATTAGTGGCGCAGATAAATTCTCCTGTTAGTCCAGTGTTCTTATCAAATCAAAATGCAGCTAACCAAACCTGTATTTCAGGCAAGTTGACGGCAATTGATCAGGTATTGCAATTGGCCAAGCAAAATGGTGCTGTCATAGCAAAACGATTAAGAGTGCCGGTGCCGTCGCATTCACCATTGATGCAACAGGTGGCAGAACAACTAGAGCAGGAATTTGCACAAATTAGGATTGCTAAACCGCATTGCCGCTACTTAACCAACTATTCGGGGCGCAGCGTTCGCCAAGCAAAGTTTGTGGCCACGGATTTAATTAATAACTTAATATACCCGGTATATTTTGAAGATATGATTAATGTGGCACGGGATTATCAACCGGAAGTGATTGTCAACTTTGCGCCGGGTACGCCATTTAAGACGATTTTGCACCAAACATTTGGCGATTTACGACAGATTAACCTTAATCAAGCAAGCGTTGCCGATGCGATTTACCTATTAAATAAATGGAAAAAGAGGTAG
- a CDS encoding oligopeptide ABC transporter substrate-binding protein yields MRKFKTLSSLGIITTAALVLTACGKSSDTANESKSVSKLPESTPVKAAKQGGTLKLALETDTPFSGIFSNELSTSDIDSEVASPGAETLFDTDNHYRITDKGPATLKLNRKNNTVTITVKKGVKWSDGKQVTAKDLEYPYEIIANKASKSERYNKNLENILGLKDYHDGKASSISGIEMPDGENGRTIIIHFYELKPGMYNSGNRYFWETAEPYHYLKNVPFSKLVSSDQIRKKPLFFGPFKAAKVTRGQSVTWTPNKYYWRGKPKLSKIILQVVTPNSATQAIKSHKFDIADIIPTQWMQVKDTKNVNFIAQIPLAYHYIGFKVGKWDAKQNKNVMNKNAKMNNKALRQAIGYAMNVDQVDKHYTHGIKFRVPTLIPAQYGDYSDQTNPGFNFNLKKANNILDKAGFKKKGKWRTQPNGKPLTITFAAMSGDTNQEPIVQNYLQQWHKIGLNVKLAGGRLTEFNSFYDKIQNDDPTIDMYMAGWGLPSEPSPQSYYSETSILNYMRYVTPENNKLLREIDSSKAFNHKYRVQKFHEWQKYMTDQAWAIPIDNAYTITAVNSDITGYSKEPEQSNNNHPLWYKVGFVK; encoded by the coding sequence ATGCGAAAATTTAAAACATTAAGTTCCCTTGGAATTATAACCACAGCCGCACTCGTTTTGACTGCTTGTGGTAAGAGCAGTGACACCGCAAATGAAAGTAAATCAGTTAGTAAATTGCCAGAATCCACTCCAGTTAAAGCCGCTAAACAAGGTGGTACTTTGAAGTTGGCGTTAGAAACAGATACCCCATTTTCTGGAATTTTTTCTAACGAATTATCGACGAGTGATATTGATTCCGAGGTTGCCAGCCCCGGTGCAGAAACACTCTTTGACACCGATAATCATTACCGAATTACTGACAAAGGCCCAGCCACTTTAAAACTTAACCGCAAGAATAACACGGTCACGATTACTGTCAAAAAAGGCGTTAAATGGTCGGATGGTAAGCAAGTAACGGCCAAGGACTTGGAATATCCTTACGAAATTATTGCCAATAAGGCCTCAAAGTCTGAGCGTTATAACAAGAACTTGGAAAACATCTTGGGCTTGAAGGATTATCATGATGGTAAGGCCAGCAGTATTTCTGGGATTGAAATGCCTGATGGTGAGAACGGCCGAACTATTATCATTCATTTCTATGAACTAAAGCCGGGCATGTACAACAGTGGTAACCGCTACTTCTGGGAAACAGCCGAGCCTTACCATTACTTAAAGAATGTTCCGTTTAGCAAATTGGTATCTTCTGACCAAATTAGAAAAAAGCCCTTGTTCTTTGGTCCCTTCAAGGCCGCCAAGGTTACTCGCGGGCAATCAGTTACATGGACGCCTAATAAGTATTATTGGCGTGGCAAGCCAAAGTTAAGTAAAATTATTCTTCAAGTTGTTACCCCTAATTCAGCAACACAGGCGATTAAGAGCCACAAGTTCGACATTGCCGACATTATTCCAACGCAATGGATGCAAGTTAAAGATACCAAGAACGTCAACTTTATCGCGCAAATTCCGCTAGCTTACCATTATATTGGTTTCAAAGTTGGTAAATGGGACGCTAAGCAAAATAAGAACGTCATGAACAAAAACGCCAAAATGAATAACAAAGCGCTGCGGCAAGCCATCGGCTACGCAATGAATGTTGACCAAGTTGATAAACATTACACTCATGGGATTAAATTCCGCGTGCCAACGCTAATTCCGGCACAATACGGTGATTATTCAGACCAGACAAATCCTGGCTTTAACTTTAATTTGAAAAAGGCTAACAATATTTTGGATAAGGCGGGCTTCAAAAAGAAGGGCAAGTGGCGTACACAACCAAATGGTAAGCCGCTAACTATCACATTCGCCGCAATGAGTGGTGATACCAACCAAGAGCCAATTGTCCAAAACTACTTGCAGCAATGGCACAAGATTGGTCTAAATGTTAAGTTGGCTGGTGGCCGCTTGACTGAATTTAATTCATTCTATGATAAAATTCAAAATGATGACCCGACAATCGACATGTACATGGCTGGCTGGGGTCTGCCAAGTGAACCATCGCCACAATCATATTATAGTGAAACCTCAATTTTAAATTACATGCGTTATGTAACTCCTGAAAATAATAAGTTATTACGCGAAATCGATTCTTCTAAGGCATTTAACCACAAATATCGGGTACAAAAATTCCACGAATGGCAAAAGTACATGACTGACCAAGCTTGGGCAATTCCAATTGATAATGCCTATACAATTACTGCCGTTAACTCCGACATTACTGGTTATTCAAAAGAACCAGAACAATCAAACAACAACCACCCACTTTGGTATAAAGTTGGTTTTGTTAAATAG
- a CDS encoding D-2-hydroxyacid dehydrogenase, whose amino-acid sequence MKIVNLDSYALNPGDLDWTPLKDFGDCQFYDRTPIDDDAEILKRIGDAEIVLTNKTPLDEHVINAAPNLKYIGVTATGYNVIDLDAAKSVGVTVTNVPSYGSDAVAQFTFALLLEIYNQVGLHNKLVHDGKWTSNPDFTFWAKPLSELQGKTIGLVGFGAIAKRVAEIAHAFRMNVIFYNHRPKEVPGPWVKQVSLDELYKQADIITLHVPQTPETTDMICAASIKKMKPGVVIINTARGGLINEADLAAALNDGQVAAAGVDVAQAEPIPANSPLLTAKNCYITPHIAWAPRETRDRLLQIVFANLRAYLSGEKLNVIE is encoded by the coding sequence ATGAAAATTGTAAATTTGGATAGTTATGCTTTGAACCCTGGCGATCTTGACTGGACACCACTTAAGGACTTTGGCGATTGTCAATTTTATGATCGGACTCCGATTGATGATGATGCCGAAATTTTAAAGCGAATTGGTGACGCTGAAATCGTGTTAACCAATAAGACACCACTTGATGAGCATGTGATTAATGCAGCACCAAACTTAAAGTATATTGGTGTGACGGCCACAGGCTACAATGTAATTGATCTCGATGCTGCCAAAAGCGTTGGTGTCACGGTAACTAACGTCCCAAGTTATGGCTCAGATGCCGTGGCGCAATTTACTTTCGCCTTGCTGCTAGAAATTTATAATCAAGTTGGTTTGCATAACAAGCTAGTTCATGACGGCAAGTGGACGAGCAATCCCGACTTCACTTTTTGGGCTAAGCCATTATCTGAACTACAAGGTAAGACAATTGGTTTAGTCGGCTTTGGTGCCATTGCTAAACGAGTTGCTGAGATTGCGCATGCGTTTAGAATGAACGTTATTTTTTATAATCATCGTCCTAAAGAAGTTCCTGGTCCTTGGGTTAAGCAGGTGAGTCTTGATGAATTGTACAAGCAAGCGGATATTATCACGCTGCACGTACCACAAACTCCAGAAACAACCGATATGATTTGTGCAGCTTCAATTAAAAAAATGAAGCCTGGTGTTGTCATTATTAATACGGCTCGCGGCGGGTTAATCAATGAGGCTGACCTCGCTGCTGCTTTAAATGATGGTCAAGTTGCTGCAGCTGGCGTCGATGTTGCTCAAGCTGAGCCGATTCCGGCAAATAGTCCATTGCTGACAGCTAAGAACTGCTACATTACGCCACATATTGCATGGGCTCCGCGGGAGACGCGCGACCGGCTTTTACAAATTGTGTTTGCTAATTTGCGTGCTTACCTGAGCGGTGAAAAATTAAACGTCATTGAATAA